The following proteins are encoded in a genomic region of Neisseria perflava:
- a CDS encoding lytic transglycosylase domain-containing protein — translation MNVQRLFPLSLSLITAAVLSACATQNTPTASKSETVVQPKSTSIPSRRADSESKVLSDYSQYQSAIDAAKRGDDAWVQQFLSQASDSAMTENVRNEWLKTLGARGQWDLFRQEFSKLNAAGVAQEVQCYADLSSGNYSKAAELVRVTSKLPAGCTRLVESAAASGRLNTNDAWRRVRGLLSNSQTTDARNLAAALGSPFEGGAQGATEYSLLSVIGKDARKSASAAATLSDMESGLSREQRSFAWGVLGHYHAQSQNMPTALSYYGRVSDRKQLTDEQLEWYARAALRLQRWDELASVIQHMPKKLQKDPTWQYWLGRSFAAQGKSSQAKEMYEKAAASGRNFYAVMAGEELGRRINTRNNVSDADARDVRRMSEDGAIKRALVLFKNSQSNGDSKMRRQAQAEWRFATRDFNEDNLLTAAQVAFDNQFYDMAINSADRTDHKLNYKLRYLSPFKDLTVRYAAQAGVDPAWVYGLIRQESRFVMGAQSSVGAQGLMQVMPATAREIAGKIGMSSSELYTMDGNIRMGTWYMADAKRRLQNNEVMATAGYNAGPGRARNWQASSPLEGAIYAETIPFTETRDYVKKVMTNATYYASLFNEPQTSLKQRMGTVPGRY, via the coding sequence ATGAACGTTCAACGTCTTTTCCCTCTCTCCCTCAGCTTGATTACCGCCGCTGTTTTATCGGCGTGCGCCACCCAAAACACACCGACTGCTTCGAAAAGCGAAACCGTCGTTCAGCCTAAATCCACTTCTATTCCTTCACGCCGCGCCGACAGTGAGTCCAAAGTCCTGTCCGATTACAGCCAATACCAAAGCGCTATCGATGCCGCCAAACGCGGCGACGATGCTTGGGTACAACAATTTTTATCCCAAGCCAGCGACAGCGCAATGACTGAAAATGTCCGCAACGAATGGCTGAAAACCTTGGGCGCGCGCGGCCAATGGGATTTGTTCCGTCAAGAATTCAGTAAATTGAACGCCGCCGGCGTCGCACAAGAAGTGCAATGTTATGCCGATTTGAGCAGCGGCAATTACAGCAAAGCCGCCGAGCTGGTTCGCGTGACCAGCAAACTGCCTGCTGGCTGTACCCGCTTGGTTGAAAGCGCGGCAGCTTCAGGCCGTCTGAACACCAACGACGCATGGCGTCGCGTGCGCGGCCTGTTGAGCAACAGCCAAACCACGGATGCACGCAACCTCGCCGCCGCATTGGGCAGCCCGTTTGAAGGTGGCGCGCAAGGTGCGACCGAATACAGCCTATTGAGCGTGATCGGCAAAGATGCACGCAAATCCGCTTCTGCCGCCGCTACCCTGTCCGACATGGAATCAGGCCTCAGCCGCGAACAACGCAGCTTTGCATGGGGCGTACTGGGCCACTACCATGCACAAAGCCAAAACATGCCGACTGCTTTAAGCTACTACGGCCGCGTTTCCGACCGCAAACAACTGACCGACGAACAATTGGAATGGTACGCACGCGCCGCTTTGCGCCTGCAACGTTGGGACGAATTGGCAAGCGTGATTCAGCATATGCCTAAAAAACTGCAAAAAGACCCGACATGGCAATATTGGCTGGGCCGCAGCTTTGCCGCACAAGGCAAAAGCAGCCAAGCCAAAGAAATGTACGAAAAAGCCGCAGCTTCAGGCCGCAATTTCTACGCCGTAATGGCAGGTGAAGAATTGGGCCGCCGCATCAATACGCGCAACAACGTTTCCGATGCCGATGCCAGAGACGTCCGCCGCATGAGCGAAGACGGTGCCATCAAACGCGCATTGGTTCTGTTTAAAAACAGCCAAAGCAACGGCGACTCCAAAATGCGCCGTCAGGCGCAGGCAGAATGGCGTTTTGCCACCCGCGACTTCAACGAAGACAACCTGCTGACTGCCGCGCAAGTCGCTTTTGACAACCAGTTCTACGACATGGCGATCAACAGCGCAGACCGTACCGACCACAAACTCAACTACAAACTGCGCTACCTCTCTCCGTTTAAAGACCTGACCGTCCGCTATGCCGCACAGGCAGGCGTTGACCCGGCATGGGTTTACGGTTTGATTCGCCAAGAGAGCCGCTTTGTCATGGGCGCGCAATCTAGCGTCGGCGCACAAGGCCTGATGCAGGTCATGCCTGCAACCGCCCGCGAAATTGCCGGCAAAATCGGCATGAGCAGCAGCGAACTCTACACCATGGACGGCAACATCCGCATGGGTACTTGGTACATGGCAGATGCCAAACGCCGCCTGCAAAATAACGAAGTAATGGCCACTGCAGGCTACAACGCCGGCCCCGGCCGCGCCCGCAACTGGCAGGCTTCTTCTCCTTTGGAAGGCGCCATCTACGCCGAGACCATCCCATTTACCGAAACCCGTGATTACGTGAAAAAAGTCATGACCAACGCGACTTATTACGCGTCATTGTTCAACGAACCGCAAACTTCGTTGAAACAACGTATGGGTACGGTTCCCGGCCGTTATTAA
- the rpsU gene encoding 30S ribosomal protein S21 → MPAIRVKENEPFEVAMRRFKRAVEKTGLLTELRAREAYEKPTTERKRKKAAAAKRLQKRLRSQQLPPKMY, encoded by the coding sequence ATGCCTGCTATTCGTGTTAAAGAGAATGAACCATTTGAAGTTGCCATGCGTCGTTTCAAACGTGCCGTAGAAAAAACCGGTCTGTTGACCGAACTGCGCGCCCGTGAAGCGTACGAAAAACCAACTACCGAACGCAAACGCAAAAAAGCTGCTGCAGCCAAACGTCTGCAAAAACGTCTGCGCAGCCAACAACTGCCTCCTAAAATGTACTAA
- a CDS encoding GatB/YqeY domain-containing protein: MSLKTQLTEDMKTAMRAKDQVSLSTIRLINAAIKQFEVDERTEADDAKVISILTKMVKQRKDSAKIYTEAGRQDLADKENAEIEILNRYLPQMMSAEEIKTVVEAVIAETGASGMADMGKVMGVLKTRLAGKADMGEVNKILKAALTS, translated from the coding sequence ATGAGCCTAAAAACACAATTAACCGAAGACATGAAAACCGCCATGCGTGCCAAAGACCAAGTCTCTTTAAGCACCATCCGCCTGATTAATGCCGCCATCAAACAATTTGAAGTAGATGAGCGCACCGAAGCCGATGACGCAAAAGTCATCTCTATCCTGACCAAAATGGTAAAACAGCGCAAAGACAGCGCCAAAATCTACACCGAAGCCGGTCGTCAAGATTTGGCTGACAAAGAAAACGCGGAAATCGAAATCCTCAACCGCTACCTGCCGCAAATGATGTCTGCAGAAGAAATCAAGACTGTTGTTGAAGCAGTCATTGCAGAAACTGGTGCATCAGGCATGGCAGATATGGGCAAAGTCATGGGCGTATTGAAAACCCGCCTGGCCGGCAAAGCCGACATGGGTGAAGTCAACAAAATCCTCAAAGCTGCGCTGACTTCATAA
- a CDS encoding polyamine aminopropyltransferase, which yields MNAHRTLIISVFIVASCGLAYELIIAALASYLLGDSILQFSSVIGLYLFSMGIGAHLTQYIKDKDVLHRFIEIELLVGIIGGISALALFVAFGLSAAPFRILLYAFVLIVGMVVGMEIPLVMRVLNQKGAEFKELVSKVLTFDYLGALAVSLLFPLLLAPKLGMARSALLFGIFNAAVAYLTARVFKAELPRYHAIRTRAFIVLTALITLFIYADRISFKAEQSYFGDPVVYQSHSPYQRLVVTRWKDDTRLYINGNLQFSSRDEARYHEALVLPAMQMVPNAERVLILGGGDGLAAREVLKYPQVKNVTLVDLDPDMTATFRTSATLSALNQGSLSHPKMHVVNDDAAKWLEGSSEKFDVIIIDLPDPSNFSLGKLYSVPMYRLVARHLEPQGKIVVQSTSPYFAPNAYWSVVATLEAAKLNTAPYHVYVPSFGEWGFVLAGFDQNFPIPQKFNVPTRYLNAQTVAEMFRFPPDMARRKVEANYLNNQILVSYFESDWNNVMR from the coding sequence ATGAACGCCCACCGCACCCTCATCATCTCCGTTTTTATCGTCGCCAGCTGCGGCCTCGCTTACGAGCTCATCATTGCCGCGCTCGCAAGCTATCTTTTGGGCGACAGTATTTTGCAGTTTTCCTCCGTCATCGGACTTTATCTGTTTTCAATGGGTATCGGTGCCCACCTGACCCAATACATCAAAGATAAAGACGTATTGCACCGCTTTATCGAAATCGAACTTCTGGTCGGCATCATTGGTGGTATTTCCGCGCTGGCATTATTTGTGGCCTTCGGTTTATCCGCCGCCCCGTTCCGCATCCTGCTCTACGCTTTTGTACTGATTGTCGGCATGGTTGTCGGCATGGAAATCCCTTTGGTCATGCGCGTGTTAAACCAAAAAGGGGCGGAATTTAAAGAACTCGTTTCCAAAGTATTGACCTTCGACTACTTGGGCGCACTTGCCGTCTCTCTGTTGTTTCCGCTCCTGCTCGCCCCCAAACTCGGCATGGCGCGTTCCGCCTTGTTGTTTGGCATCTTCAACGCCGCCGTCGCCTATCTGACCGCCCGTGTATTCAAAGCCGAATTACCCCGCTATCACGCCATCCGTACGCGTGCGTTTATCGTATTGACCGCGCTCATTACGCTCTTCATCTACGCCGACCGTATCTCTTTCAAAGCCGAACAAAGCTATTTCGGCGATCCCGTCGTCTATCAAAGCCATTCTCCCTACCAACGGCTCGTCGTGACACGCTGGAAAGACGACACCCGCCTCTACATCAACGGCAACCTGCAATTCTCCTCACGCGACGAAGCCCGTTACCACGAAGCACTCGTCCTGCCTGCCATGCAGATGGTGCCGAACGCCGAACGCGTCCTGATTCTCGGCGGCGGCGACGGATTGGCGGCACGTGAAGTCTTAAAATATCCGCAGGTCAAAAATGTTACTTTGGTCGATCTCGACCCCGACATGACCGCCACTTTTAGAACCTCCGCCACCTTGAGCGCGCTCAACCAAGGCTCGCTGTCCCATCCCAAAATGCACGTCGTCAACGACGATGCCGCCAAATGGCTGGAAGGGTCGTCTGAAAAATTCGACGTTATCATCATCGACCTACCCGACCCGTCCAATTTCTCGCTTGGTAAACTTTACTCCGTCCCCATGTACCGCCTCGTTGCCCGCCATCTTGAGCCGCAAGGTAAGATTGTTGTGCAATCGACTTCGCCTTATTTCGCACCCAATGCCTACTGGTCGGTCGTTGCCACCCTCGAGGCGGCCAAATTGAATACCGCGCCCTATCATGTTTACGTCCCTTCCTTTGGCGAATGGGGATTTGTGTTGGCAGGATTTGACCAAAATTTCCCTATTCCGCAAAAATTCAACGTACCCACCCGCTATCTCAATGCCCAGACCGTCGCCGAAATGTTCCGCTTTCCGCCCGATATGGCAAGGCGCAAGGTAGAAGCAAATTATTTGAACAACCAAATTCTCGTCAGTTATTTTGAAAGCGATTGGAACAATGTGATGCGATAG
- a CDS encoding aminopeptidase P family protein, with translation MKSVQQRLSALREAMKKHGVDAFVIPSADPHLSEYLPEHWQARRDFSGFTGSAGTLVVTADKAGVWTDSRYWEQAGQQLAPNGIELQKMGVDAPYTEWLAQNLPEGAVVGAPADMFALSGERGLKQALAAKNIRLEYPETLLDEVWDDRPALPTPEIYVHHPDYVSETAAEKLARIRAAMKEQGADAHLVSSLDDIAWITNLRGDDVPFNPVFLSHLFISQDKAVLFTDAGRLKAESAEALKAASFEVLPYAQAADYLAGVKGALLIDPNKTAVGTLRRLPEDVRLIEAIHPSTFFKSVKSDADIAHIRNTMAEDGAALCGFFAEFEQILADGGELSELDIDGMLYKHRSQRPGFISPSFDTIAGYNANAALPHYSATPENNSKIKGDGMLLIDSGGQYWGGTTDITRVVPVGNPSAAMKRDYTLVLKAHISLAETIFPENIKGPMIDAICRKSLWQAQCDYGHGTGHGVGYFLNVHEGPQSIAVAAVPQPHHAMQSGMLTSNEPGLYRPGKWGIRIESLVINRPVENPEETEFGKFLYFETVTLCPIDTRLIDTKLMTGSEIEWLNQYHAEVRRRLEPLTEGAAKAWLIERTEPLAR, from the coding sequence ATGAAATCTGTACAACAACGTTTGTCCGCTTTACGCGAAGCCATGAAAAAACATGGTGTGGACGCGTTTGTCATTCCTTCCGCCGATCCGCACCTTTCCGAATACCTGCCCGAGCATTGGCAGGCACGTCGCGATTTTTCCGGCTTTACCGGTTCGGCCGGTACTTTGGTGGTAACCGCCGATAAAGCAGGCGTGTGGACGGACAGCCGCTATTGGGAACAGGCAGGCCAACAGCTTGCGCCAAACGGCATCGAGCTGCAAAAAATGGGCGTTGATGCGCCTTATACCGAGTGGTTGGCACAAAATCTGCCCGAGGGCGCAGTCGTCGGCGCGCCTGCCGATATGTTCGCACTCAGCGGCGAGCGCGGTTTGAAACAGGCACTTGCCGCCAAAAACATCCGCCTCGAATATCCTGAAACTTTGTTGGACGAAGTGTGGGACGACCGTCCTGCATTGCCGACTCCGGAAATCTACGTTCACCATCCCGACTATGTTTCCGAAACGGCGGCCGAAAAATTGGCCCGTATCCGTGCGGCCATGAAAGAGCAGGGCGCAGATGCGCATTTGGTTTCTTCTTTGGACGACATCGCTTGGATTACCAATCTGCGCGGCGATGATGTACCGTTCAACCCTGTGTTCTTGTCCCATCTGTTTATCAGTCAAGACAAAGCCGTATTGTTTACCGATGCAGGCCGTCTGAAAGCCGAATCTGCCGAAGCCTTGAAAGCGGCAAGTTTTGAAGTTTTGCCTTATGCGCAAGCGGCGGACTATTTGGCAGGCGTTAAGGGCGCATTGCTGATTGATCCGAACAAAACTGCTGTCGGTACTTTGCGCCGCCTGCCTGAAGACGTTCGTTTGATTGAAGCCATCCACCCAAGCACATTCTTCAAATCAGTCAAATCTGATGCCGATATCGCCCATATCCGCAATACCATGGCGGAAGACGGCGCGGCATTGTGCGGCTTCTTTGCCGAGTTTGAACAAATCTTGGCAGACGGCGGCGAATTGAGCGAGCTGGATATCGACGGCATGCTCTACAAACACCGCAGCCAACGTCCCGGCTTTATTTCGCCAAGTTTCGATACCATCGCGGGCTACAATGCCAATGCCGCCTTGCCTCATTACAGTGCGACACCAGAAAACAACAGTAAAATCAAAGGCGACGGTATGCTGCTGATTGACTCCGGCGGCCAATACTGGGGCGGTACGACCGACATCACGCGCGTGGTTCCTGTCGGCAATCCGAGTGCGGCCATGAAACGCGATTACACTTTGGTGTTGAAGGCGCATATTTCTCTGGCTGAGACCATTTTCCCTGAAAACATCAAAGGCCCGATGATTGATGCCATCTGCCGCAAATCGCTCTGGCAGGCACAATGCGATTATGGTCACGGTACCGGTCATGGCGTGGGCTATTTCCTCAATGTGCATGAAGGCCCGCAAAGCATTGCCGTTGCCGCCGTGCCGCAACCGCATCACGCGATGCAGTCAGGCATGCTGACTTCCAACGAGCCGGGTCTTTACCGTCCGGGTAAGTGGGGTATCCGTATCGAAAGCCTGGTAATCAACCGTCCGGTTGAAAACCCTGAGGAAACCGAGTTCGGCAAATTCCTGTATTTTGAAACCGTTACCCTCTGCCCAATCGATACGCGCCTGATTGATACCAAACTGATGACCGGCAGCGAAATCGAATGGCTGAACCAATATCACGCTGAAGTGCGCCGCCGTCTCGAGCCTTTGACAGAAGGCGCGGCCAAAGCATGGCTGATCGAACGCACCGAACCTTTGGCGCGTTAA
- a CDS encoding FxsA family protein yields MQYFGIGFLVLIFLEIMSIVWVADWLGGGWTLFVMALSFISGIFMLRHTGISGLLLAGAAVRSGQNISLYQMLWPIRYTAAAVFLLSPGFISTAVALLLLIPFKGNAAVSSTQSFQSRQTYSSAKDDEDIIEGEYTVTRTSKAEKPQDYIEHKPD; encoded by the coding sequence ATGCAGTATTTTGGAATCGGTTTTTTGGTTTTAATCTTTTTGGAAATCATGTCTATCGTCTGGGTTGCCGACTGGCTTGGCGGCGGTTGGACGCTATTTGTGATGGCTCTCAGCTTTATCAGCGGTATCTTTATGCTGCGCCATACCGGTATCTCCGGCCTTTTGCTCGCAGGCGCAGCCGTCCGCAGCGGACAAAATATTTCCCTCTATCAGATGTTGTGGCCGATTCGCTATACTGCCGCCGCGGTTTTCCTGCTCAGCCCCGGTTTTATTTCAACCGCCGTTGCCCTGCTCTTGCTGATTCCGTTTAAAGGCAACGCGGCCGTTTCTTCTACGCAGTCTTTCCAAAGCCGCCAGACTTACAGCTCTGCTAAAGATGATGAAGACATTATCGAAGGCGAATATACGGTTACGCGCACCAGCAAAGCCGAGAAACCGCAAGACTATATCGAACACAAACCCGATTGA
- a CDS encoding porin, translating to MKKLSYFIATALIGSSLSAAHAEPKMSGTIYIMTEVEHNNKTGVTNTTISDKSSSLYLSDEVRLNDDLWLKWQLGSFIYFDSDRWGGWGTADSYVALNSYKNLGTVKMGYISTPMNSIYLNPFDTNSPILEFGKISRFGQRRVSMAYESPWKNGFQFKFNVSPGSNAARNNNDWNPDKKRDGDWVFGWGVDYYHPNNGFNAHYAAEYAPNDSPTETKDFQAHAFMAGYSKDKISVDAAFQYAKNTCDGFSCWGVWKDAAGNVAGSYDKEINNTKEFMVSGSYKVGNFKPQIGFAYGKSSVGEDYKHVAVSTDYSFSKRTTATLGAGWLKENVNPKYDEDLPKKSSYAVGMVFKHRY from the coding sequence ATGAAGAAGTTATCTTACTTTATTGCCACTGCCCTCATCGGCTCTTCCCTAAGTGCCGCCCACGCCGAACCTAAAATGAGCGGCACCATCTACATCATGACCGAGGTCGAACACAACAATAAAACCGGTGTAACCAATACAACCATTTCCGATAAAAGTTCCAGTCTTTATCTCTCCGATGAAGTACGACTCAACGACGACTTATGGTTGAAATGGCAACTTGGCTCCTTTATTTACTTCGATTCCGACCGCTGGGGCGGCTGGGGTACTGCCGACTCATACGTCGCGCTCAACAGCTACAAAAACCTTGGCACCGTCAAAATGGGTTACATCAGTACGCCCATGAACAGCATTTATCTGAACCCGTTCGACACCAACAGCCCGATTTTGGAGTTCGGCAAAATTTCCCGCTTCGGCCAACGCCGTGTTTCCATGGCTTATGAGTCGCCTTGGAAAAACGGTTTCCAATTCAAATTCAACGTTTCCCCCGGTTCCAATGCCGCGCGCAACAACAATGACTGGAATCCGGACAAAAAACGTGACGGCGACTGGGTCTTCGGCTGGGGTGTAGACTACTACCACCCAAACAACGGCTTTAACGCGCACTACGCTGCCGAATACGCACCCAACGACTCTCCAACCGAAACCAAAGACTTCCAAGCCCATGCATTCATGGCCGGATATAGCAAAGACAAAATCTCCGTCGATGCCGCGTTCCAATACGCCAAAAATACTTGCGACGGCTTCAGCTGCTGGGGCGTATGGAAAGATGCGGCAGGCAACGTAGCCGGTTCTTACGACAAAGAAATCAACAACACCAAAGAATTTATGGTGTCCGGCTCATACAAAGTGGGCAATTTCAAACCTCAAATCGGCTTTGCCTACGGTAAAAGCTCTGTCGGCGAAGACTACAAACACGTCGCCGTCAGCACCGATTACAGCTTCTCCAAACGGACAACCGCCACACTCGGCGCCGGCTGGTTGAAAGAAAACGTCAATCCGAAATACGACGAAGATTTGCCGAAAAAATCTTCTTACGCAGTGGGCATGGTATTCAAACACCGCTATTAA
- a CDS encoding helix-turn-helix domain-containing protein, which translates to MELHEKIRVMREMNQWSQEEMAEKLAMSANGYAKIERGQTKLTFDKLNQIAQIFKIDVVELITKEKPLFLLVGDNSHNYGSNYYGNNEALIAENEKLKLTISHNNEIIQRQENEILALKEIISLLKKN; encoded by the coding sequence ATGGAACTTCATGAAAAAATTCGAGTAATGAGAGAAATGAACCAATGGTCTCAAGAAGAAATGGCAGAAAAATTGGCAATGTCTGCCAATGGGTATGCAAAGATAGAGCGCGGGCAAACTAAACTGACTTTTGATAAATTGAATCAGATTGCACAGATTTTTAAAATTGATGTAGTTGAATTAATTACAAAGGAAAAACCATTATTTCTTTTGGTCGGAGATAATAGCCATAATTACGGATCAAATTACTATGGCAACAATGAAGCGTTAATAGCTGAAAATGAAAAACTGAAACTGACAATATCTCATAATAATGAAATTATCCAACGACAAGAAAACGAGATTTTAGCTTTAAAAGAAATCATTTCTCTACTCAAAAAAAATTAA
- a CDS encoding ABC transporter substrate-binding protein, whose translation MAGKTYPLLATSLTAVFALSACSRDVKPAPEFKRTDYERVVVSNGVEPGTLDPQMSGDMAAGAIIRQLMDGLVGTDAEGKTIPALAEKWESEGERVWTFHLRDAKWSNGDPITAEDFVYSFRRLADPATGAPFGSYLVDAQVENAEDILNGKAKPETLGVKALDAKTLQFTLIAPVPYFPDMLIQQFTFPVHRATVEKYGNKWTQPGHYVSSGAYLLKDWKVNSHINMERNPNYYDKDKVAIPKAVFLSGSGEYNRYRANEIDVTYGIPSDQVKVADIEFPGQVKRTTSLCSWYLEPNHEAAPFNDPRVRKALNMLTRRDIVVKVGGRGDTPAFQLTPPQMQGVIPVYPEWKEWTPEKRIETARKLLNEAGYNDDHPLEFDILYSTSEASKKQITAVQSVWKAAIPFIRPTLSNEEWKTYLDTRAQGNFKVSFSGWCSDFNDPAGMLNILKSNNSNNAFRYKSAAFDTFMNNTLKDGVSKEARSQLYADAEKQLQEDAALIPLYHQVEVRMVKPDIIGYSDKDPLRNYTVKSWSFAPKK comes from the coding sequence ATGGCCGGAAAAACCTATCCGCTGTTGGCTACATCATTGACTGCCGTATTCGCATTGTCAGCGTGCAGCCGCGATGTCAAGCCTGCTCCTGAGTTTAAGCGTACCGATTATGAGCGCGTGGTAGTCAGCAACGGCGTCGAGCCGGGTACGCTGGATCCTCAGATGAGCGGTGATATGGCGGCCGGTGCGATTATCCGTCAGTTGATGGATGGTTTGGTCGGTACGGATGCCGAAGGCAAAACCATTCCTGCTTTGGCGGAAAAATGGGAGAGCGAGGGCGAGCGTGTTTGGACCTTCCATCTGCGTGATGCCAAATGGAGTAATGGCGATCCGATTACTGCCGAAGATTTCGTGTACAGCTTCCGCCGTCTTGCCGATCCGGCCACCGGCGCACCTTTCGGCAGCTATTTGGTCGATGCCCAAGTGGAAAATGCGGAAGATATATTAAACGGCAAAGCCAAGCCTGAGACATTGGGCGTCAAGGCATTGGACGCGAAGACCCTGCAATTTACGTTGATTGCGCCTGTACCTTATTTCCCTGATATGCTGATTCAGCAATTCACTTTTCCGGTTCACCGCGCCACTGTTGAAAAATACGGCAACAAGTGGACGCAGCCCGGTCATTATGTTTCCAGTGGCGCTTATCTGTTAAAGGATTGGAAAGTCAACAGCCACATCAATATGGAACGCAATCCAAATTATTACGATAAAGACAAAGTAGCCATTCCGAAGGCGGTTTTCTTGTCAGGCAGCGGCGAGTACAACCGTTATCGCGCCAATGAAATTGATGTAACTTACGGTATTCCCAGTGACCAGGTCAAAGTGGCGGATATTGAGTTTCCGGGACAAGTGAAACGTACAACTTCTTTGTGTAGCTGGTATTTGGAGCCGAACCACGAAGCGGCGCCGTTTAATGATCCGCGCGTCCGCAAGGCGCTCAATATGCTGACGCGCCGCGACATCGTCGTCAAAGTGGGCGGCCGTGGCGATACGCCTGCGTTCCAATTGACGCCGCCGCAAATGCAGGGCGTGATTCCTGTTTATCCAGAGTGGAAAGAGTGGACGCCTGAAAAACGCATCGAAACCGCACGCAAACTGTTGAACGAAGCAGGCTACAACGATGACCATCCGCTTGAGTTCGATATTTTGTACAGCACCAGCGAAGCGTCTAAAAAACAAATTACTGCCGTGCAGTCGGTGTGGAAGGCCGCCATTCCGTTTATCCGTCCGACTTTGTCCAACGAGGAATGGAAAACTTATTTGGATACGCGCGCGCAAGGCAATTTCAAGGTTTCGTTCAGCGGCTGGTGTTCCGATTTCAACGATCCGGCGGGTATGCTCAATATCTTGAAATCCAACAACTCAAACAATGCATTCCGCTACAAAAGCGCGGCGTTTGACACATTTATGAACAATACGCTGAAAGATGGTGTCAGCAAGGAAGCGCGCAGCCAGCTTTATGCCGATGCGGAGAAGCAGCTTCAAGAAGACGCTGCACTGATTCCGCTGTATCATCAGGTTGAAGTGCGTATGGTCAAACCCGATATTATCGGCTATTCCGACAAAGACCCTTTGCGGAACTATACGGTCAAGAGCTGGTCGTTCGCACCGAAAAAATAG
- the oppB gene encoding oligopeptide ABC transporter permease OppB, whose amino-acid sequence MLKFIIKRICASIPTMLVLITVSFFLMRLAPGSPFTGERNLPPAVMANIEAKYHLNDPMYLQYFHYLKQLAQGDLGPSFKYKDFSVNELLAQSLPVSAELGFYAFLIAAIFGMFIGIIAALKQNSWLDYALMSGAMTGIVVPSFVMAPVLVLVFAVRLQWLPAGGWNDGALMNLILPVVTLSIGYVSSIARITRGAMIEVLNSPFIRTARAKGLPMSRIILRHALRPAMLPIVSFLGPAFVGIITGSIVIENVFGIPGVGQLFVNGALNRDYGMILGLTILVGIMTILFNAILDILYAIIDPKIRY is encoded by the coding sequence ATGTTGAAATTCATCATCAAACGGATATGTGCTTCCATCCCGACCATGCTGGTGTTGATTACCGTATCTTTTTTCCTGATGCGGCTTGCACCGGGCAGCCCGTTCACAGGTGAACGCAATTTGCCGCCTGCGGTCATGGCCAACATCGAAGCCAAATACCACCTCAATGATCCGATGTACCTCCAATATTTCCACTACCTCAAGCAGTTGGCACAGGGGGATTTGGGGCCGTCGTTCAAATATAAAGATTTCAGCGTTAATGAGTTGCTTGCCCAATCCCTGCCGGTATCGGCAGAACTTGGCTTCTACGCCTTTTTGATTGCCGCTATCTTCGGCATGTTTATCGGCATTATCGCCGCCTTAAAACAAAACAGCTGGCTGGATTATGCGCTGATGAGCGGTGCGATGACCGGTATTGTCGTTCCCAGCTTTGTGATGGCGCCGGTATTGGTGCTGGTGTTTGCCGTCAGACTGCAATGGCTGCCTGCCGGCGGCTGGAACGATGGCGCACTGATGAATCTGATTTTGCCCGTTGTTACTTTGTCCATCGGTTATGTGTCCAGTATTGCGCGGATTACGCGCGGCGCGATGATCGAAGTATTGAACAGCCCCTTTATCCGCACAGCACGCGCCAAAGGCCTGCCCATGAGCCGCATCATCCTGCGCCATGCGCTGCGTCCCGCCATGCTGCCGATTGTTTCTTTCTTAGGTCCGGCATTCGTCGGCATCATTACCGGCTCCATTGTGATTGAAAACGTGTTCGGTATTCCCGGCGTCGGACAATTGTTTGTCAACGGCGCGCTCAACCGCGACTACGGCATGATTTTGGGTTTGACGATTTTGGTGGGCATCATGACCATTTTGTTCAACGCCATCCTCGATATTCTGTATGCCATTATTGACCCGAAAATCCGTTATTAA